A window of the Buchnera aphidicola (Aphis glycines) genome harbors these coding sequences:
- the gyrA gene encoding DNA topoisomerase (ATP-hydrolyzing) subunit A codes for MKELAREIIQVNIEEELKSSYLDYAMSVIVGRALPDVRDGLKPVHRRILFAMYILNNDWNKSYKKSARIVGDVIGKYHPHGDSAVYDSIVRMAQNFSLRYMLIDGQGNFGSVDGDAAAAMRYTEIRMSKIAHELLSDLEKNTVEFIPNYDGTEYIPEILPSKIPNLLINGSSGIAVGMATNIPPHNLYEVINGCLAYIENKDITLKELIKHIPGPDFPTAGIINGKKGIEEAYRTGKGKIYIRARNKIERNTKNNKESIIFYEIPYQVNKSRLIEKIAELVKDKKIDGITALRDESDKDGMRIVIEIKKETLSEIILNQLYALTQLQISFGINMVALYRGQPKTLSLKEIIKHFILHRKEIVTRRSIFELKKTLKRIHILEGLNVALTNIHLIINLIKNSKNSIEAKKLIIEKKWINKSIENNNQKTIPIQEKNQTKHYYYFSEKQVQSILDLKLQRLTNLEKDKIILEYNNLIKKTIELEEILNNPNRMLSVIKSELLLIQHNFYDKRKTEIIERHTDINIEDLINQEDVVVTLSHSGYVKYQPISDYNAQKRGGKGKLAAKTKEEDFIQSLVIANTHDTILCFSSRGILYWMKVYHLPESSRHAKGRPIVNLLPLTKKERITAILPVHEYKDNLNIFMATAQGVVKKSALKNFQKPRSAGIIAINLRANDELIGVALTNGKNNVMLFTQNGKVVQFSENSVRTMGRTASGVRGIKILKSDKVVSLIIPSEKESILIATNNGYGKRTKISDFPIKSRATQGVISIKITKKKGKIIGAIQVVETDQIMMITDAGTLVRIRVSEIGVLKRNTQGVILIRTSKNEKVVALQRIVEPII; via the coding sequence ATGAAAGAACTTGCACGAGAAATCATACAAGTTAATATTGAAGAAGAATTAAAAAGCTCTTATTTAGATTATGCAATGTCTGTTATAGTCGGAAGAGCTTTACCTGATGTTCGAGATGGTTTAAAACCAGTACATCGAAGAATACTTTTTGCAATGTATATATTAAATAATGACTGGAACAAATCATACAAAAAATCTGCTAGAATCGTAGGTGATGTAATTGGAAAATACCATCCGCATGGAGACTCGGCGGTTTATGATTCAATAGTTCGAATGGCTCAAAATTTTTCATTAAGGTATATGTTAATAGATGGTCAAGGAAATTTTGGATCAGTAGACGGAGATGCAGCAGCAGCAATGCGATATACAGAAATTCGTATGTCTAAAATTGCTCATGAGTTATTATCAGATCTTGAAAAAAATACTGTTGAATTTATACCTAATTACGATGGCACTGAATATATACCTGAAATATTACCATCTAAAATACCGAATCTTTTAATCAATGGATCATCCGGAATAGCTGTAGGCATGGCAACAAATATTCCTCCTCATAATTTATATGAAGTAATTAATGGATGTTTAGCATATATAGAAAATAAAGATATTACTTTAAAAGAATTAATAAAACATATTCCGGGCCCAGATTTTCCAACTGCCGGAATTATTAATGGAAAAAAAGGAATTGAAGAAGCATATCGTACTGGAAAAGGAAAAATTTATATTCGGGCACGTAATAAAATTGAAAGAAACACAAAAAATAACAAAGAAAGCATTATTTTCTATGAAATTCCTTATCAAGTTAATAAATCACGTTTAATAGAAAAAATAGCAGAACTAGTAAAAGATAAAAAAATTGATGGTATCACTGCTTTACGTGATGAATCTGATAAGGATGGAATGCGAATTGTAATTGAAATTAAAAAAGAAACTTTATCAGAAATAATTTTGAATCAATTATATGCTCTTACTCAATTGCAAATATCCTTTGGAATAAACATGGTTGCATTGTATCGAGGACAACCAAAAACTTTATCTTTAAAAGAAATAATTAAACATTTCATATTACATAGAAAAGAAATTGTGACACGTCGTAGTATTTTTGAATTAAAAAAAACACTAAAACGCATTCATATTCTTGAAGGATTAAATGTTGCTTTAACGAATATTCATCTAATTATCAACTTAATAAAAAATTCTAAGAATTCAATAGAAGCTAAAAAACTTATTATAGAAAAAAAATGGATAAATAAAAGTATAGAAAATAACAACCAAAAAACTATACCAATACAAGAAAAAAACCAAACAAAGCATTATTACTATTTTAGTGAAAAACAAGTACAATCAATCTTAGATTTAAAATTACAAAGATTAACTAATTTAGAAAAAGATAAAATTATTTTAGAATATAATAACTTAATAAAAAAAACTATAGAACTCGAAGAAATATTAAACAACCCAAATCGTATGCTTTCAGTGATTAAATCGGAATTGTTATTAATACAACATAATTTTTATGATAAAAGAAAAACAGAAATCATTGAACGTCATACTGACATTAATATTGAAGATTTAATTAATCAGGAAGATGTAGTAGTTACATTATCTCACTCAGGATATGTTAAATATCAACCTATTTCTGATTATAATGCACAAAAAAGAGGGGGAAAAGGAAAATTAGCCGCCAAAACTAAAGAAGAAGATTTTATACAAAGCTTAGTTATTGCAAATACACATGATACTATCTTATGCTTTTCTAGTAGAGGTATTTTATATTGGATGAAAGTATATCATTTACCAGAATCTAGCAGACATGCAAAAGGTAGACCTATAGTCAATTTGTTACCACTAACTAAAAAAGAAAGAATTACAGCTATTTTACCTGTTCATGAATATAAAGATAACCTCAATATTTTCATGGCTACAGCTCAAGGCGTAGTCAAAAAAAGTGCTTTAAAAAATTTTCAAAAACCTAGATCCGCTGGAATTATAGCTATTAATTTAAGAGCTAATGATGAATTAATTGGAGTTGCACTCACTAACGGTAAGAATAATGTTATGTTATTTACCCAAAATGGAAAAGTAGTTCAATTTTCAGAAAATAGTGTAAGAACCATGGGAAGAACAGCTTCCGGAGTAAGGGGGATAAAAATTTTAAAAAGCGATAAAGTAGTTTCATTAATTATTCCCAGTGAAAAAGAAAGTATTTTAATAGCAACTAATAATGGGTATGGAAAACGTACAAAAATTTCTGATTTTCCAATTAAATCACGCGCAACACAAGGTGTTATTTCAATAAAAATAACGAAAAAAAAAGGAAAAATTATTGGAGCGATACAAGTAGTGGAAACCGATCAAATTATGATGATTACTGATGCAGGAACATTAGTAAGAATTAGAGTTTCAGAAATAGGAGTTTTAAAAAGAAATACACAAGGTGTCATTTTAATACGAACATCAAAAAATGAAAAAGTTGTTGCTTTGCAAAGAATTGTAGAACCTATTATATAA
- a CDS encoding DUF2076 domain-containing protein — translation MKDAEKKLIENLFCRLKKTELNSFERDTEANSLIQDLVKQQPYSSYYMTQTILIQETAIKKLSLKVEELNKKISNLNSNTTSKKSSFLSSLFKKEPIPSDVSNNVWKSNQNISGSYNPLPVPPSNASNSISHSSSGFLKNALQTATGVAGGMILGNMLMNIFNHSKPEEEVFDTINEYPISNIEEYGFHGDNEYNLADYNSDQNHIDISENESHFNDEYINETSNLEENNNVNDISDINDDSFI, via the coding sequence ATGAAAGATGCAGAAAAAAAATTAATAGAAAATTTATTTTGTCGTTTAAAAAAAACTGAATTGAATTCTTTTGAAAGAGATACGGAAGCAAATAGTTTAATTCAAGATTTAGTAAAACAGCAACCATATTCTTCTTATTACATGACGCAAACAATTTTAATTCAAGAAACGGCAATAAAAAAATTAAGCTTAAAAGTTGAAGAATTAAATAAAAAAATATCAAATTTAAACTCAAATACAACAAGCAAAAAATCAAGTTTTTTATCTAGTTTATTTAAAAAAGAACCAATTCCTTCAGACGTATCTAATAATGTTTGGAAAAGTAATCAAAATATTTCAGGATCCTATAATCCTTTACCAGTACCTCCTTCAAACGCAAGCAATAGTATAAGTCATAGTAGTAGTGGTTTTCTCAAAAATGCTTTACAAACAGCAACTGGTGTAGCAGGAGGAATGATTTTAGGTAATATGTTAATGAATATTTTTAACCATAGCAAACCTGAAGAAGAGGTATTCGATACCATTAATGAATATCCTATATCTAATATAGAAGAATATGGATTTCATGGCGATAATGAATATAATTTAGCTGATTATAATAGCGATCAAAATCATATTGACATTTCTGAAAATGAATCTCATTTTAACGATGAGTATATTAATGAAACAAGTAATTTAGAAGAAAATAATAACGTAAATGATATAAGCGATATTAATGATGATAGTTTTATTTAA
- a CDS encoding peroxiredoxin codes for MVLVTKKAPNFIAPAILSNGQITNTFDFQKYSNGQRVILFFWPMDFTFVCPSEIMEFNKSYEQFHKRNVKVVGVSIDSVFVHQAWQNTAPKNGGIGKIKFPMISDIKHEIQQSYGIEHPTFNIALRASFLIDENWIIRHQVVNDLPFGRNINEIIRMVDAIEFHNKYGEVCPANWEPGKDGITASLQGVSSYLNKHFS; via the coding sequence ATGGTTTTAGTCACAAAAAAAGCACCAAATTTTATAGCTCCAGCAATTTTAAGTAATGGTCAAATTACAAATACTTTTGATTTTCAAAAATATTCTAATGGTCAACGAGTAATATTGTTTTTTTGGCCTATGGATTTTACTTTTGTATGTCCCTCTGAGATTATGGAATTTAATAAATCTTATGAACAATTTCATAAACGAAACGTAAAAGTTGTAGGTGTATCTATTGATAGTGTTTTTGTTCATCAAGCATGGCAAAACACCGCTCCTAAAAATGGAGGAATTGGAAAAATTAAATTTCCAATGATATCTGATATCAAGCATGAAATTCAACAATCTTATGGGATTGAACATCCAACATTTAATATAGCATTAAGAGCTTCATTTTTAATTGATGAAAACTGGATAATACGTCATCAAGTTGTTAATGATCTTCCATTTGGACGTAATATAAATGAAATAATACGAATGGTAGATGCTATAGAATTTCATAATAAATATGGAGAAGTATGCCCTGCAAATTGGGAACCAGGAAAAGATGGAATTACTGCTTCTCTACAAGGAGTTTCTTCATATTTAAATAAACATTTTTCTTAA
- the grpE gene encoding nucleotide exchange factor GrpE — protein sequence MDTEEKQRTNKNIEIKDVKKDVEKNINNNSDIKKNHINQLIKLKEQLSNNQKKIHDIQLRHLANIENIEKDAKIKIKNIKNTKKEEFFKKIVPIINSLEDTLSLSKKLNLDKKPLVQGIKLILESLFQIIYKFGVKTEGKENEVFNPKIHNVILTENSTEIQPDHVVSIKRIGLSFNNVVIRKALVTISKI from the coding sequence ATGGATACTGAAGAAAAACAACGCACAAATAAAAATATCGAAATAAAAGATGTAAAAAAAGACGTTGAAAAAAACATAAATAATAATTCTGATATTAAAAAAAACCACATCAACCAATTAATTAAATTAAAAGAACAACTATCTAATAATCAAAAAAAAATACATGATATACAATTAAGACACTTAGCTAATATAGAAAATATTGAAAAAGATGCTAAAATAAAAATAAAAAATATAAAAAATACAAAAAAAGAAGAATTCTTTAAAAAAATAGTTCCTATTATTAATTCTTTAGAAGATACTTTGTCTTTATCTAAAAAATTAAATTTAGATAAAAAACCATTAGTACAAGGCATAAAATTAATATTAGAGTCTTTATTTCAAATAATATATAAATTTGGAGTAAAAACCGAGGGTAAAGAAAATGAAGTTTTTAATCCAAAAATTCACAATGTTATATTAACCGAAAATTCAACAGAAATACAACCCGATCATGTCGTTTCAATCAAAAGAATAGGCTTAAGCTTTAATAATGTTGTTATTCGAAAAGCATTAGTAACGATTTCTAAAATTTAA
- the nadK gene encoding NAD(+) kinase, which yields MKQYFNCIGIVGRPRYTNALKTHEILYRWLIKRGYKVFIECNISKKLKLKNPKTATLIEIGQLCDLAIVIGGDGNLLCTARILSYFNIKIIGINRGNLGFLTDLNPDNRFKKLSEVLSGNYFIEHRFLLDVKIYNKKKLYKSSIAVNEVVLHPKHVAHMIEFEVYIDKKFAFSQRSDGLIVSTPTGSTGYSLSAGGPIIVTSLEAILLIPMFPHTLSARPLVISSDSIICLKFSNLEKGLKISCDSQIVFPINKNEYILLQKSNYFLSFVHPKSYNYFDTLTSKLNWSKKFF from the coding sequence ATGAAGCAATATTTTAATTGTATCGGTATTGTTGGGCGCCCTCGTTATACTAATGCGTTGAAAACACATGAGATACTTTATAGATGGCTAATTAAAAGAGGTTATAAGGTTTTTATTGAATGTAATATTTCCAAAAAATTAAAGTTAAAAAATCCAAAAACTGCTACATTAATAGAAATTGGTCAACTTTGCGACTTAGCTATAGTAATTGGTGGAGATGGAAACTTATTGTGCACTGCTCGAATTTTATCATATTTCAATATTAAAATCATTGGTATTAATCGAGGTAATTTAGGTTTTTTAACAGATTTAAACCCTGATAATCGATTTAAAAAACTATCAGAAGTTTTATCTGGAAACTATTTTATAGAACATCGTTTTTTATTAGATGTAAAAATTTATAATAAAAAAAAGCTTTACAAATCTAGCATAGCTGTTAATGAGGTTGTTTTACATCCTAAACATGTAGCTCATATGATAGAATTTGAAGTTTATATTGATAAAAAGTTTGCTTTTTCACAACGTTCAGATGGATTAATTGTTTCAACTCCTACTGGTTCTACGGGTTATTCACTTTCTGCGGGAGGTCCAATTATAGTAACTTCTTTAGAGGCGATATTGTTAATACCTATGTTTCCTCATACTTTATCAGCTCGGCCGTTAGTTATTAGTAGTGACAGTATCATTTGTTTAAAATTTTCTAATTTAGAGAAAGGTTTAAAAATTAGTTGTGATAGCCAAATAGTTTTTCCTATTAATAAAAACGAATATATTTTGCTTCAAAAAAGTAATTATTTTTTAAGTTTTGTACATCCTAAAAGTTATAACTATTTTGACACTTTAACTTCGAAACTAAATTGGTCTAAAAAATTTTTTTAA
- a CDS encoding outer membrane protein assembly factor BamE: MNIQVSIIKILSIIFLLTSCSFLSNKNYNSYNIDELYLNLSDFKKNYKGMTRAQIIYIFGNPIISDAFNDVYHYIFCKRLKNNICEKITLNIFFEEDKVCSFSLEKLK; the protein is encoded by the coding sequence ATGAATATTCAGGTTTCTATAATTAAAATATTATCAATAATTTTTTTGTTGACTAGTTGTTCATTTTTAAGTAATAAAAATTATAACTCTTATAATATAGATGAACTATACTTAAATTTGAGTGATTTTAAAAAAAATTATAAAGGCATGACGAGAGCGCAAATAATTTATATTTTTGGCAATCCGATAATTTCTGATGCTTTTAATGATGTTTATCATTATATTTTTTGTAAAAGATTGAAAAACAATATATGTGAAAAAATTACATTAAATATTTTTTTTGAAGAAGATAAAGTTTGTTCTTTTAGTCTTGAAAAACTTAAATAA
- the grxD gene encoding Grx4 family monothiol glutaredoxin: protein MDIIKKIENQIKKNIILLYMKGTPDAPSCGFSAQAVQALSACGEKFAYVNVLENEDIRRELPKYANWPTFPQLWVDGELIGGCSIIIEMLQNGELNKIISTTISKYKNNV, encoded by the coding sequence ATGGATATAATTAAAAAAATAGAAAATCAAATTAAAAAAAATATTATTTTACTTTATATGAAAGGAACGCCAGATGCTCCTAGCTGTGGATTCTCTGCTCAAGCTGTTCAAGCTTTGTCAGCATGTGGAGAAAAATTTGCATACGTAAACGTTTTGGAGAATGAAGATATTAGAAGGGAATTACCTAAGTATGCAAATTGGCCTACATTTCCCCAGTTATGGGTAGATGGAGAGCTTATAGGAGGTTGTAGTATTATAATAGAAATGTTACAAAATGGAGAGTTAAATAAGATAATATCTACAACAATTAGTAAATATAAAAATAACGTTTAA
- the rnt gene encoding ribonuclease T, protein MSITQEFNLLSNRFRNFYPVVIDIETAGFNSKTDALLEIALITLKMDKLGWLHTKNTLHFHIKPFKGSMINSDAIAFNKIDPFNPLRGAISEKLAIQSILDTVNKGIKIEGCKKGIVVAHNASFDHNFLMSAIQRVQIKNNPFHPFVTFDTAALSALVVGETVLAKACKAVGLKFDNNQAHSALYDTLQTANLFCELVNRWKYLGGWPINTKKKSS, encoded by the coding sequence ATGTCTATAACGCAAGAGTTTAATTTATTAAGTAATCGATTTCGTAATTTTTATCCTGTTGTTATTGATATTGAAACAGCTGGCTTCAATTCAAAAACTGATGCATTATTAGAAATTGCATTAATAACATTAAAAATGGATAAATTAGGATGGTTACATACAAAAAATACACTTCACTTTCATATCAAACCTTTTAAAGGCTCCATGATTAATTCCGATGCAATTGCATTTAATAAAATTGATCCATTTAATCCATTGCGCGGTGCTATTAGTGAAAAATTAGCTATTCAATCAATATTAGACACAGTAAATAAGGGGATAAAAATAGAAGGCTGTAAAAAAGGTATTGTAGTTGCTCACAATGCTAGCTTCGATCATAATTTTTTAATGTCTGCAATACAAAGAGTTCAAATTAAAAACAATCCTTTTCATCCATTCGTTACATTTGATACTGCAGCACTAAGTGCATTAGTAGTTGGAGAAACAGTTTTAGCAAAAGCATGTAAAGCCGTTGGATTAAAATTTGATAATAATCAAGCTCATTCCGCTCTCTACGACACGCTGCAAACTGCAAATCTTTTTTGCGAACTAGTTAATCGTTGGAAATACCTAGGCGGATGGCCAATAAATACAAAAAAAAAATCCTCTTAA
- a CDS encoding Fe-Mn family superoxide dismutase, translated as MTYVLPAIPYSYDALEPYFDEKTMKIHHTKHHQNYINNTNAILENTAFSSLSIEELMSIFNEISLENKNILRNNAGGHINHCFFWECLKINTVLNRNIKSELEKNFGTFESFQNQFEEVAMKHFGSGWVWLVNQNGHLNIVSTSNQDNPLMGKLISNTYGDPILGLDIWEHAYYLKYQNKKLDYIKAFWNVVNWNQVDSRLQK; from the coding sequence ATGACTTATGTTTTGCCTGCTATACCTTATTCATATGATGCTTTAGAGCCTTATTTTGATGAAAAAACAATGAAAATACATCACACGAAACATCATCAAAATTATATTAATAACACCAATGCTATTTTAGAAAATACAGCTTTCTCTTCTCTTTCAATTGAAGAACTGATGTCTATATTTAATGAAATCAGTTTAGAAAATAAAAATATATTACGTAATAATGCTGGTGGACATATAAATCATTGTTTTTTCTGGGAATGTTTAAAAATTAATACTGTATTAAATAGAAATATCAAATCAGAATTAGAAAAAAATTTCGGAACTTTTGAATCTTTCCAGAATCAATTTGAAGAAGTTGCTATGAAACATTTTGGTTCAGGTTGGGTTTGGTTAGTCAATCAAAATGGTCACTTAAATATAGTATCGACTTCTAATCAAGATAATCCGTTAATGGGAAAGCTTATATCTAATACTTACGGTGATCCTATTTTAGGTTTAGATATTTGGGAGCATGCATATTATTTAAAATATCAAAATAAAAAACTAGATTATATTAAAGCATTTTGGAATGTGGTGAATTGGAATCAAGTAGACAGTCGTTTACAAAAATAA
- the pth gene encoding aminoacyl-tRNA hydrolase: MITGLSNPKNTYHNTRHNLGSWYIYALAKNFNILLKEEKKFFGFITSIRIYSNNIRLFIPNIFMNINGNAIHKVASFYNINLDEILVAHDDLDLECGTAKIKYSYGHGGHNGLRSIINHFNKKINFYRFRIGISRPKNKKEISSFVLSNPTTEETNLIDISIQYAIRETLVLLNKMSN, translated from the coding sequence ATGATTACAGGATTATCTAATCCTAAAAATACATATCACAATACACGTCACAACCTAGGCTCTTGGTATATTTATGCTTTAGCAAAAAATTTTAATATATTATTAAAAGAAGAAAAAAAATTTTTTGGTTTCATCACTTCTATTAGAATATATTCTAATAATATTCGTTTATTTATACCTAATATTTTTATGAATATTAATGGTAACGCGATACATAAAGTAGCATCATTTTATAATATTAATTTAGATGAAATATTAGTCGCGCATGATGATTTAGATTTAGAGTGCGGAACAGCAAAAATAAAGTATAGTTATGGACATGGCGGCCATAACGGCTTAAGAAGTATTATTAATCATTTTAACAAAAAAATTAATTTTTATAGATTTAGAATTGGTATTAGTCGACCAAAAAACAAAAAAGAAATATCATCTTTTGTACTTTCAAATCCTACCACCGAAGAAACCAATTTAATTGATATATCTATTCAGTACGCTATAAGAGAAACACTGGTATTGTTAAACAAGATGTCTAATTAG
- the ychF gene encoding redox-regulated ATPase YchF, giving the protein MGFKCGIIGLPNVGKSTLFNALTKGNSTVANFPFCTIKPNIGIVSVPDTRIDELSKIVTPKKTVHAYIEFVDIAGLVKGASKGEGLGNQFLSNIRDTQAIIHVVRCFQDANISHVYNDVQPKNDVDIINSELILSDFNTCEKSILRLQKNLKYNIKEQEKILIVLKKCMNHLKNFLMLKTLKLNNVEKNIVNDFRFLTLKPTMYIANINEDKKSLTFLNELNKIAEQDNSLVIPISSKLELDLINMNKTDQKDFMKAFDIPHLGLNKIIQCGYKMLDLITFFTVGVKEIHAWPISNGSTSIQAAHKIHSDFSKGFIRAQIIQYLDFIQYKSESKVKEVGKCRIEGKDYKMKDGDIVNFLFNI; this is encoded by the coding sequence ATGGGTTTTAAATGTGGTATTATAGGACTTCCAAATGTAGGTAAATCTACTTTGTTTAATGCCTTAACTAAAGGAAATTCCACTGTTGCAAATTTTCCATTTTGCACTATTAAACCAAATATTGGAATAGTTTCAGTGCCTGATACTCGTATCGATGAGCTTTCTAAAATTGTTACCCCTAAAAAGACAGTACATGCATATATAGAATTTGTAGATATTGCTGGTTTAGTTAAAGGCGCTTCTAAAGGTGAAGGTTTAGGAAATCAATTTTTAAGTAATATTCGAGATACTCAAGCTATTATACATGTTGTACGTTGTTTTCAAGATGCAAATATTAGTCATGTGTATAATGATGTTCAACCTAAAAATGATGTAGATATAATCAATTCTGAATTAATATTATCTGATTTTAATACTTGTGAAAAATCTATATTAAGATTGCAAAAAAATTTGAAATACAATATTAAAGAGCAAGAAAAAATATTGATTGTTTTAAAAAAATGTATGAATCATTTAAAAAATTTTTTAATGCTGAAAACTTTAAAGTTAAATAACGTAGAAAAAAATATAGTCAATGATTTTCGATTTTTAACTTTAAAACCAACAATGTATATTGCAAATATTAATGAAGATAAAAAATCTTTAACTTTTTTAAATGAATTAAATAAAATAGCAGAACAAGATAATTCTTTGGTTATTCCCATTTCTTCTAAGTTAGAATTAGATTTAATTAATATGAATAAAACAGATCAAAAAGATTTTATGAAGGCTTTTGATATACCACATCTAGGTTTAAATAAAATTATTCAATGTGGTTATAAAATGCTTGATTTAATCACTTTTTTTACAGTTGGAGTCAAGGAAATTCATGCTTGGCCTATATCTAATGGTAGTACCAGTATTCAAGCTGCTCATAAAATTCATAGTGATTTTAGTAAAGGTTTTATTCGTGCTCAAATTATTCAGTATCTAGATTTTATTCAATATAAAAGCGAATCAAAAGTGAAAGAAGTAGGTAAATGCAGGATTGAAGGAAAAGATTATAAAATGAAAGATGGAGATATTGTAAACTTTTTATTTAATATTTAA
- the thrC gene encoding threonine synthase encodes MKLYNLKNHNEQVSFETAIKLGLGQQQGLFFPVKIPNFTPFELSEILKMDFTTRSTEILSKFIGDEISKKKLYKNIKKAFSFQKPLKVDITKNISCFELFHGPTLAFKDFGARFMAQMIFSLKKENESFTILTATSGDTGAAVAHAFYKMKNIRVIILYPKGKISLLQEQLFCTLGKNIITISINGSFDDCQDLVKTAFDDKKLKESIGLNSANSINISRLLAQICYYFEAFSLISESQRKNLVIAVPCGNFGNLTAGLLAKSLGLPIKSFIACTNENDTVPRFLKSKQWKPKKTISTISNAMDISQPNNWPRIEELFRRNNWNLNNLRFGSVSDQSTKEAIKELFKLGYTSEPHAAIAYRLLSNQLKKDEYGLFLGTAHPSKFKDTVEKILKNNIALPNEIKCRVNLPLLSHNINPDFNTLKKFLLEK; translated from the coding sequence ATGAAACTTTATAATTTAAAAAATCACAACGAACAAGTTAGTTTTGAAACTGCTATAAAACTTGGTCTAGGACAGCAGCAAGGATTATTTTTTCCAGTAAAAATTCCAAACTTTACACCTTTTGAATTATCAGAAATACTAAAAATGGATTTTACTACAAGAAGCACTGAAATACTTTCTAAATTCATTGGTGATGAAATATCTAAAAAAAAATTATATAAAAATATAAAAAAAGCATTTTCATTTCAAAAACCATTAAAAGTTGACATTACAAAAAACATAAGTTGCTTCGAATTATTCCATGGTCCAACATTAGCATTTAAAGATTTTGGAGCTCGTTTTATGGCTCAAATGATATTTTCTTTAAAAAAAGAAAACGAATCTTTTACTATTTTAACTGCGACATCAGGAGATACTGGTGCCGCAGTTGCGCACGCATTTTATAAAATGAAAAATATTCGAGTAATTATTTTATACCCAAAGGGAAAAATTAGTCTATTACAAGAACAACTATTTTGCACATTAGGTAAAAATATAATAACTATATCGATTAATGGAAGCTTTGACGATTGCCAAGATTTAGTAAAAACAGCTTTTGATGACAAAAAATTAAAAGAATCAATAGGTTTAAATTCTGCTAATTCTATTAATATAAGTCGATTATTAGCACAAATATGTTATTATTTTGAAGCTTTTTCATTAATTTCAGAATCACAAAGAAAAAATTTAGTCATCGCTGTTCCATGCGGAAATTTTGGAAATTTAACAGCAGGATTGTTAGCAAAATCTCTTGGTTTGCCAATTAAATCTTTTATAGCATGTACTAATGAAAATGATACTGTTCCAAGGTTTTTAAAAAGTAAACAATGGAAACCTAAAAAAACTATATCTACAATTTCTAATGCTATGGATATCAGTCAGCCAAATAATTGGCCTAGAATAGAAGAATTATTTCGTAGAAATAATTGGAATTTAAATAATTTAAGATTTGGAAGCGTTTCAGATCAAAGCACTAAAGAAGCAATCAAAGAACTTTTCAAATTAGGATATACTTCTGAACCACATGCTGCCATTGCATATCGATTATTAAGCAATCAACTAAAAAAAGATGAATACGGTTTATTTTTAGGGACAGCTCATCCGTCTAAATTTAAAGATACTGTTGAAAAAATTTTAAAAAATAATATTGCTTTACCAAATGAAATTAAATGTAGAGTTAATTTACCATTATTATCTCATAATATAAATCCAGATTTTAATACACTAAAAAAATTTTTATTAGAAAAATAA